A segment of the Malaclemys terrapin pileata isolate rMalTer1 chromosome 1, rMalTer1.hap1, whole genome shotgun sequence genome:
TGTAGTGTCACATTGTCTCTCCATGCAGGAATTTTGACTGCGATCATCACCCTAGAGCTTGGGCAGATAGGAGACACGGTTCTGCCTCAGagttggacaccttctcccctactccatgtcagattccaacacaaccgacttcaccaacccctccaccttcatcctgctgggcattcctggctTGGAGGTggcccatgtctggatctccatccccttctgcaccatgtatgtcatagccatcttggggaacttcaccatcctgttcattgtgaagagggagccgagcctccatgggcccatgtactatttcctctgcatgttGGCTGTCTCTGACCTGGTCCTGTCCACATCCATCCTGCCCAACAcactgagcatcttctggttcaattgcagggagatcgatttcagtgcctgcctcacccagatgtacttcattcactgcttcttaacgatggagtctgggatctttgtggccatggctttggatcgctatgtggccatctgccatcccctgagacattccaccatcctCACAAACCATGTGGTGGCCAAGATCGGCCTGGCTGTGGTGCTGCGTGGTTGTGTGTTCGCACTGCCCGCTCCCTTCCTGGCGAGGCGATGGCCgtattgcagaaccaacatcatcccccacac
Coding sequences within it:
- the LOC128833292 gene encoding olfactory receptor 52N1-like produces the protein MSDSNTTDFTNPSTFILLGIPGLEVAHVWISIPFCTMYVIAILGNFTILFIVKREPSLHGPMYYFLCMLAVSDLVLSTSILPNTLSIFWFNCREIDFSACLTQMYFIHCFLTMESGIFVAMALDRYVAICHPLRHSTILTNHVVAKIGLAVVLRGCVFALPAPFLARRWPYCRTNIIPHTHCEHIAVVKLACNDTRISSYYGLFVIFCVRGLDMLFITVSYTQILRAIFSLPTKDTRLKTFGTCSSHLCVILAFYIPSLFSLLMQRFGHNVALHFHVLMANMYSLVPTTLNPIIYGVRTRQIRGRLLRLFSHKGT